From the Anser cygnoides isolate HZ-2024a breed goose chromosome 24, Taihu_goose_T2T_genome, whole genome shotgun sequence genome, one window contains:
- the ADPRS gene encoding ADP-ribosylhydrolase ARH3 isoform X2 — MAAAAGSGSGPGSGSGSGSGRSPVAARPRPGPARFRGCLAGALLGDCLGAVFEGRSVVKLPDLLRFLRGLEPAPGPAETLSYTDDTAMSRSVVQSLLAKREFDEVDMAKRFAEEYKKEPNRGYGMAVVNVFKKLLSPKCSDVFEPARAQFNGKGSYGNGGAMRVAGISLAYSDVQDVKKFAKLSAELTHANSLGYNGAILQALAVHLALQGELSKETFLEQLISHMEDIEADDKSLTDARALGFEDLPFSRRLKKIKEFLELSSVPKDDVLFELGNGIAALRSVPTAIYSFLRCMEADPDIPEHYSNLQRTIIYCISLGGDTDTIATMAGAIAGAYYGEEQIPPSWEQSCEAFQETQKLANSLYELYCQRL, encoded by the exons atggcggcggcggcgggctcCGGGTCGGGACCGGGCTCGGGCTCGGGCTCGGGCTCGGGGCGGTCGCCGGTGGCGGCCCGGCCTCGGCCCGGTCCCGCCCGGTTCCGGGGCTGCTTGGCCGGGGCGCTGCTGGGCGATTGCCTGGGCGCCGTCTTCGAGGGCAGGAGCGTCGTGAAGCTGCCCGACTTGCTGCGCTTCCTCCGCGGCTTGGAACCGGCGCCCGGGCCGGCCG AAACGCTTTCGTACACAGACGACACGGCCATGAGCAGGTCTGTGGTGCAGTCTCTGCTGGCCAAGCGAGAGTTCGACGAAGTTGACATGGCCAAGAG GTTTGCTGAGGAATACAAGAAGGAGCCCAACAGGGGCTATGGGATGGCTGTTGTCAACGTCTTTAAGAAGCTCCTGAGCCCCAAGTGCAGTGATGTGTTTGAACCTGCAAGAGCCCAGTTTAATGGGAAAGGCTCCTATGGAAATGGCGGTGCCATGAGGGTGGCAGGCATTTCACTCGCCTATTCTGATGTTCAGGATGTAAAGAAG tttGCGAAGCTCAGTGCTGAATTAACCCATGCCAACTCCCTGGGTTACAACGGGGCCATCCTGCAGGCCCTGGCAGTGCATCTCGCCCTGCAGGGAGAACTCAGCAAGGAGACCTTCCTTGAGCAGCTGATTAGCCACATGGAAGACATAGAGGCAGATGATAAGTCTCTTACCGATGCCCGAGC GCTGGGATTTGAGGACTTACCATTTTCAAGGCgcctgaagaaaataaaagaatttttggAGCTCAGCAGCGTTCCCAAAGATGATGTATTGTTTGAATTAG GCAATGGTATCGCAGCTTTGCGGTCTGTCCCTACTGCAATTTACTCCTTCTTGCGCTGTATGGAAGCGGACCCAGATATTCCTGAACACTACAGCAACCTGCAGAGGACCATCATCTACTGTATCTCTCTGGGTGGAGACACAGACACCATTGCCACCATGGCAGGAGCCATTGCAGGGGCTTATTACGGTGAAGAACAGATACCCCcgagctgggagcagagctgtgaagcTTTTCAAGAGACGCAGAAGCTGGCAAATAGCTTGTATGAACTGTACTGCCAACGGCTCTGA
- the ADPRS gene encoding ADP-ribosylhydrolase ARH3 isoform X1 — protein MAAAAGSGSGPGSGSGSGSGRSPVAARPRPGPARFRGCLAGALLGDCLGAVFEGRSVVKLPDLLRFLRGLEPAPGPAGEGEPPGSARRETLSYTDDTAMSRSVVQSLLAKREFDEVDMAKRFAEEYKKEPNRGYGMAVVNVFKKLLSPKCSDVFEPARAQFNGKGSYGNGGAMRVAGISLAYSDVQDVKKFAKLSAELTHANSLGYNGAILQALAVHLALQGELSKETFLEQLISHMEDIEADDKSLTDARALGFEDLPFSRRLKKIKEFLELSSVPKDDVLFELGNGIAALRSVPTAIYSFLRCMEADPDIPEHYSNLQRTIIYCISLGGDTDTIATMAGAIAGAYYGEEQIPPSWEQSCEAFQETQKLANSLYELYCQRL, from the exons atggcggcggcggcgggctcCGGGTCGGGACCGGGCTCGGGCTCGGGCTCGGGCTCGGGGCGGTCGCCGGTGGCGGCCCGGCCTCGGCCCGGTCCCGCCCGGTTCCGGGGCTGCTTGGCCGGGGCGCTGCTGGGCGATTGCCTGGGCGCCGTCTTCGAGGGCAGGAGCGTCGTGAAGCTGCCCGACTTGCTGCGCTTCCTCCGCGGCTTGGAACCGGCGCCCGGGCCGGCCGGTGAGGGAGAACCGCCCGGCAGCGCCCGCAGAG AAACGCTTTCGTACACAGACGACACGGCCATGAGCAGGTCTGTGGTGCAGTCTCTGCTGGCCAAGCGAGAGTTCGACGAAGTTGACATGGCCAAGAG GTTTGCTGAGGAATACAAGAAGGAGCCCAACAGGGGCTATGGGATGGCTGTTGTCAACGTCTTTAAGAAGCTCCTGAGCCCCAAGTGCAGTGATGTGTTTGAACCTGCAAGAGCCCAGTTTAATGGGAAAGGCTCCTATGGAAATGGCGGTGCCATGAGGGTGGCAGGCATTTCACTCGCCTATTCTGATGTTCAGGATGTAAAGAAG tttGCGAAGCTCAGTGCTGAATTAACCCATGCCAACTCCCTGGGTTACAACGGGGCCATCCTGCAGGCCCTGGCAGTGCATCTCGCCCTGCAGGGAGAACTCAGCAAGGAGACCTTCCTTGAGCAGCTGATTAGCCACATGGAAGACATAGAGGCAGATGATAAGTCTCTTACCGATGCCCGAGC GCTGGGATTTGAGGACTTACCATTTTCAAGGCgcctgaagaaaataaaagaatttttggAGCTCAGCAGCGTTCCCAAAGATGATGTATTGTTTGAATTAG GCAATGGTATCGCAGCTTTGCGGTCTGTCCCTACTGCAATTTACTCCTTCTTGCGCTGTATGGAAGCGGACCCAGATATTCCTGAACACTACAGCAACCTGCAGAGGACCATCATCTACTGTATCTCTCTGGGTGGAGACACAGACACCATTGCCACCATGGCAGGAGCCATTGCAGGGGCTTATTACGGTGAAGAACAGATACCCCcgagctgggagcagagctgtgaagcTTTTCAAGAGACGCAGAAGCTGGCAAATAGCTTGTATGAACTGTACTGCCAACGGCTCTGA